One window of the Triticum dicoccoides isolate Atlit2015 ecotype Zavitan chromosome 3B, WEW_v2.0, whole genome shotgun sequence genome contains the following:
- the LOC119278865 gene encoding uncharacterized protein LOC119278865 — protein sequence MDAAAAAAGGHRWTEEVDDLVDAGDVDGAISLLESVVSSLSTAASPPRAGADLRLATALGDLAGLHASRGNTLQADAIRSRAIVLRLRAQKEAPQPQALGDHAATENSASPEAATGSKDSKASASVDKKDEDEDDDWEAIADRGDETPVRPLVQEARVTTPCSSSEKSSTSSSGTKRRGRGSFLYDKSVLYSDQCASERDLDDKGSDPAHGRSKGRADEKDNKDAAKRFGTRHALVLYDFPPSTRTTDLERIFEKFGDHGVAIRWVNDSVALAVFRTPSSAKEAQASVPPRYKVRPLKDNDDLLAKIDGTDLEPPTPRPKTSARTAQRLIAHGMGLKQFTTMDAGERKEQEEARRSRITARQAARDDAWGED from the exons atggacgcggcggcggcggcggccggcggccacCGCTGGACGGAGGAGGTGGACGACCTGGTGGACGCCGGGGACGTCGACGGCGCCATCTCCCTCCTCGAGTCCGTCGTCTCCAGCCTCTCCACCGCTGCCTCCCCGCCTCGGGCGGGCGCCGATCTCCGCCTCGCCACGGCGCTCGGCGACCTCGCCGGCCTCCACGCCTCCCGCGGAAACACGCTCCAGGCCGACGCCATCCGCTCCcgcgccatcgtcctccgcctccGCGCCCAGAAAGAAGCCCCCCAGCCCCAGGCCCTAGG GGATCATGCGGCAACGGAGAATTCTGCATCGCCGGAGGCTGCTACGGGATCCAAGGACTCGAAAGCCTCAGCTAGCGTCGACAAGAAGGACGAAGATGAAGACGATG ATTGGGAGGCTATTGCGGACCGTGGCGACGAGACGCCGGTGCGCCCCCTCGTGCAAGAGGCGAGGGTGACAACGCCTTGTAGTTCTTCAGAGAAAAGTAGCACTTCATCTTCAGGGACCAAGAGGAGGGGAAGGGGTTCTTTTCTTTATGATAAGAGTGTTCTGTACAGCGACCAGTGCGCTTCAGAGAGGGATCTGGATGACAAGGGGTCTGATCCAGCTCATGGTCGATCAAAGGGTCGTGCGGATGAGAAAGATAATAAGGATG CTGCAAAACGATTTGGGACAAGGCATGCCCTTGTTCTTTACGACTTCCCACCTAGTACACGCACAACAGATTTGGAAAGGATTTTTGAGAAGTTTGGAGACCATGGAGTTGCCATCCGCTGGGTCAATGATTCTGTTGCACTTGCAGTTTTCCGGACCCCATCATCTG CTAAGGAGGCACAAGCTTCCGTGCCTCCAAGATACAAAGTACGGCCACTAAAGGATAATGACGATCTTTTGGCAAAAATCGATGGTACAG ACCTAGAACCGCCGACGCCGAGGCCGAAGACGTCGGCGAGAACGGCGCAGAGGCTGATCGCCCACGGGATGGGACTAAAGCAGTTCACGACCATGGATGCAGGCGAGCGGAAAGAGCAGGAGGAGGCAAGGAGGAGCCGGATCACCGCCCGACAAGCTGCGCGCGACGATGCCTGGGGTGAGGACTGA